The sequence below is a genomic window from Pseudoxanthomonas sp..
GCGACATACGCCGCTGTATCGCGCGACAGTCGATCAGTCTCACGCGGCATGTGAGTGGTTATGTCGAGCGATACCATTGCACATGTCCGTCGATACCAACCGGTATCTCTGACGATACGCACGCCTATGTCGCGACACACTCGGCCCTATTGGCCGACATACAAAGTGGTATCGCCCGTGATGCTTCCCGTGTCGGCACACAGATATCACGTGCCCTGCGGATGCATCCGACCCCTGTCGCGAAGGCCATCAGATAGAGTGGCGCGGCCAGACAGGAGACTCGGGACACCATGGACACAGTGCCGCACGAACTCCGTCTTGCCATGACCCTGACGCTGCGCGAACGCATCCGGGCGAACATCATCCTCATGCTGGGGCATTGGACGGGACTGATCGGTACGCTGGTGTTCGTCGCCATGGGCATCACGGCCATCGGCCTTCACCTCCAGAGCGGCGAGCCCTTGCGACTCACGACGTTGCTCATTTCGCTCTTCGCCTTCGGTTTCACGCCGATCATGGCGACGCTCGGTGCGCTTGCCGCCCACTACAGCACCCGATCCCGAGCGCCCCACACCTATACGTTCGATGCCGAAGGGATCCACGTCGAGGGCGTAACGTATGCCTATACGCACCGGTGGGCGGCGATCCCCCGGGTGAAGACGCTGGGTGGGTTCCTGATGTTCTACTTCGGCCCCGGCGCCGCCCACTGCCTGCCGCTCGAACGGCTGGACCCCACGACGGCGTCGGCGCTGATACGGCTGGCCGAAGAGAACGGCGTTGCCGTGGACCACGCACGCGGCGTCATCCCACCGTCACCCAACCGAAACACCAACGACACCTGAGCGTCTCAGCATGCGCAAAACGTGGAGCTGCGCATGCGCTTTGCCATCGTCACCGAGACCTATCCGCCGGAAGTGAACGGCGTGGCCCTCACCGTGCAGGGGCTGGAAACCGGCTTGCGCCAGCGGGGCCACGAGGTATCCGTGGTGCGTCCGCGCCAGCCGGACGACGCTGGCGAGGTGGACGACACCCTGCTGGTGCGCGGCGCCCGCCTGCCGCGCTACCCGGGCCTGAAGTTCGGCCTGCCCGCGACGCGCCGTCTGGTGGCCTTGTGGAAAGACAATCCGCCGGATGCGCTGTATGTGGCCACGGAAGGCCCGCTGGGCTGGTCGGCGCTGCGGGCGGCGCGGCGGCTCGGCATTCCGGTGGCCACCGGCTTCCACACCCGCTTCGACGAATACATGCGCGACTACGGCGCGCGCTTCCTGCAACCCACGGCGCTGCGCTGGATGCGCTACTTCCACAACGGGGCCGACGCGACCCTGGTGCCCACGCGTGAACTGGCCGGGTTCCTGCAGTCGCAGGGCTTCCGGCACGTGGTGCGGCTGGCGCGCGCCGTGGACGCCCGCCACTTCAGCCCGTCGCGACGCGACGACGCGCTGCGCGCCGTGTGGGGCCTGGGCCCGGACGACGTGGCGGTGATCTACGTGGGCCGGATCGCGGCGGAGAAGAACCTGGATCTGTCGATCCGCGCGTTCCGCGCGATCCAGAAGACGCGGCCGACCGCGAAGTTCGTCTGGGTCGGCGACGGCCCGCTGCGCGAGCGGCTGGCGCAGGAACACCCGGACTTCCTGTTCTGCGGCGTGCAGCGCGGCGACGCACTGGCCCGGCACTTCGCCAGCGGCGACCTGTTCCTGTTCTCCAGCCACAGCGAAACCTTCGGCAACGTCACCCTGGAAGCGATGGCCAGCGGCGTGCCGGTGGTGACGTTCGACTACGGGGCGGCACGCGAACATCTGGTCGATGGCGTGCACGGTGCGGCGGTGCAGAACGACGAGGACTTCCTGGCGGCCGCGCTGCGGCTGGCGACCGACGCACCCCTGCGCCGCGCGCAGGGCCAGGCGGCCAGCCGGGCCATGCACGCCCTGCATCCGGACCAGGTGGCCGCCGACTTCGACGCCCTGCTGACCGACCTCGCCCTGACACGGAGAAGCCACCATGCGTCCGCTGCTGCCGCGTAATGCCTTGATGGGCCGAGATACCGGCTGGTGCCTGCTCGCCAACCGCTGGGGCGAAGGCCTCGGCGTGCGCCGCTTCTTCGCCGTGGTCAGCCGGCTCGGCGATGGCGTGTTCTGGTACGTGCTGATGGCGGCGCTGATCGTTGCCGATGGCCTGGACGGTCTGGCGGCCTCCGCGCACCTGGCGAGCACCGGCGTGATCGCGCTGACGCTGTACAAGGCGTTGAAGCGCTGGACGCGCCGCCCGCGCCCGTTCGCGTCCGACGTGCGCATCCGCGCGTGGATCGCACCGCTGGACGAGTTCAGCTTCCCGTCCGGCCATACGCTGCACGCCGTCGCCTTCACCCTGGTCGCGCTGGCGCACTATCCGCTGCTGGCACCGCTGCTGATTCCGTTCGCCGCCTGCGTGGCCGCCTCGCGCGTGGTGCTGGGGCTGCACTACCCCAGCGACGTGCTGGCGGCGACGGTGATCGGCACTGCGCTGGCCGGTCTGTCGATCTGGATGGTGCCGGGCGTCAGCCTGTTGGGCTAGCGTGGATGACGCCGCAAGGCGGCTTGGAACGCGCGGATGCAACGCGCAACAACAACCCCTCTGTAGGAGCGCCCTCGGGCGCGATGCTTTTCCAGGCATGCAACGAACAGCGTCGCGCCCGAGGGCGCTCCTACAGCGCTTGAAGCCTGGCG
It includes:
- a CDS encoding YcxB family protein — encoded protein: MTLTLRERIRANIILMLGHWTGLIGTLVFVAMGITAIGLHLQSGEPLRLTTLLISLFAFGFTPIMATLGALAAHYSTRSRAPHTYTFDAEGIHVEGVTYAYTHRWAAIPRVKTLGGFLMFYFGPGAAHCLPLERLDPTTASALIRLAEENGVAVDHARGVIPPSPNRNTNDT
- a CDS encoding glycosyltransferase family 1 protein, which gives rise to MRFAIVTETYPPEVNGVALTVQGLETGLRQRGHEVSVVRPRQPDDAGEVDDTLLVRGARLPRYPGLKFGLPATRRLVALWKDNPPDALYVATEGPLGWSALRAARRLGIPVATGFHTRFDEYMRDYGARFLQPTALRWMRYFHNGADATLVPTRELAGFLQSQGFRHVVRLARAVDARHFSPSRRDDALRAVWGLGPDDVAVIYVGRIAAEKNLDLSIRAFRAIQKTRPTAKFVWVGDGPLRERLAQEHPDFLFCGVQRGDALARHFASGDLFLFSSHSETFGNVTLEAMASGVPVVTFDYGAAREHLVDGVHGAAVQNDEDFLAAALRLATDAPLRRAQGQAASRAMHALHPDQVAADFDALLTDLALTRRSHHASAAAA
- a CDS encoding phosphatase PAP2 family protein, whose translation is MRPLLPRNALMGRDTGWCLLANRWGEGLGVRRFFAVVSRLGDGVFWYVLMAALIVADGLDGLAASAHLASTGVIALTLYKALKRWTRRPRPFASDVRIRAWIAPLDEFSFPSGHTLHAVAFTLVALAHYPLLAPLLIPFAACVAASRVVLGLHYPSDVLAATVIGTALAGLSIWMVPGVSLLG